Proteins encoded by one window of Pseudomonas tructae:
- a CDS encoding C39 family peptidase, whose product MRIFALAFLLCLASLSEAAQLPLSVLPGGAVVFKPIQSVRERKFADLVQQKTDFSCGAAALATILRQAYWLDVNEEQIIEGMLAHSDHDMVRVQGFSMLDMKRYVESLGMRARGYRVEIDALQNVRIPVVVLMDIRGYKHFVVLQKVHNGWAYVGDPVLGHKRYKVGDFVKGWNGIIFAVIGRGYDKTNALLDPPLPLTAKNRINTFTPVQDAELMDFGFIQSDFF is encoded by the coding sequence ATGCGCATTTTCGCCTTGGCATTTTTGCTGTGCCTGGCAAGCTTGAGCGAAGCGGCGCAACTGCCGCTTTCGGTGCTGCCAGGAGGCGCGGTGGTATTCAAACCCATCCAGAGCGTACGCGAACGCAAGTTCGCTGACCTTGTGCAACAAAAAACCGATTTCAGTTGTGGCGCCGCAGCACTGGCGACCATTTTGCGTCAGGCCTATTGGCTGGACGTCAATGAAGAACAGATCATCGAAGGCATGCTGGCCCACTCCGACCATGACATGGTCAGGGTCCAGGGCTTCTCCATGCTCGACATGAAGCGTTACGTGGAAAGCCTGGGCATGCGTGCCCGTGGTTACCGGGTAGAAATCGACGCCTTGCAGAATGTCCGTATCCCGGTGGTGGTGCTGATGGACATCCGTGGCTACAAGCACTTTGTAGTCTTGCAGAAAGTCCACAACGGCTGGGCTTACGTCGGCGACCCGGTACTGGGCCACAAACGCTACAAAGTCGGCGATTTCGTCAAAGGCTGGAACGGCATCATCTTCGCCGTCATCGGCCGGGGTTACGACAAGACCAATGCCTTGCTCGACCCGCCGCTGCCGCTGACCGCCAAGAACCGCATCAATACCTTCACCCCGGTGCAAGACGCTGAGCTGATGGATTTCGGGTTCATCCAAAGCGACTTCTTCTAA